From the Synechococcus sp. KORDI-49 genome, the window GCTGTAGCTGCCGCTGGCATTCGAGAACACGCGGCAAGCGGCATCACGCAGGCTGGTGCCCTCTTTCTCAGCCTGCTCGAGTGCGTGCTTGCGAACGAAGTTCTGCTCCAGCGGTTCATCGGCCTCAGCCGCCATTTTCACGGCCTGGTCGATCAACGCCATCTGGTTGATGAACAGATCGCGGAACACGCCGGAGCAGTTCACGACAACGTCGATCCGAGGGCGGCCGAGCTGTTCGAGGGGGATCAGCTCAAGCTTGTTGACGCGACCGACGGAATCGGGCATCGGTTTGACACCGACGAACCAGAGGATCTGAGCCAGCGACTCGCCGTAGGTCTTGATGTTGTCGGTTCCCCAGAGCACGCAGGCGATGGTCTCGGGCCAGGCGCCCTGCTCCTCACGCTGGCGTTCGATCAGTTTGTCCACCACGCCCTTGGCTGCAGCCACGGCGGCACGGGTGGGAATGGCCTGCGGATCCAGGGCATGAATGTTCTTGCCGCTGGGCAGCACGCCTGGATTGCGGATCGGATCTCCACCCGGTCCGGGCAGCACATATTCGCCATCGAGTGCCTTGAGCAGGCTCTGCATCTCCATGTCGGCACAGATCTGGTCGAGGCAGAAACGCAGGTAGCCGAACAGTTTGTCGAGCTCCGTGGCATCGACCTGGACGAAGCCGGCTCCGCAGCAGGCTCGCAGCCAGGGGGAGGGCAGCTGGAAGCCGAACCTGGCGAGCAGGTCGTAGAACCAGCCGAAGCTGTTGCGCAGACTCACACGACCGTCACGGCCGGTGAGGGATCGCACCATCGCTCCAACGGCGGCGCGGGACGTCTCGGTGATCGTGCGGTTGAGTTCAACATCGGCGAGCACGCCTTCGTCATTCCCCCTGTAGACCTCTTCAATGCTCCGGCCCATCGCCTCGGCAAGCAGACCGGGCAGAGAGCGCAGGCCATCTTCCTCGCGTTCCAGGGCAGCGATGTTCACCAGCGTGGCGATCGCTTCCTCCGCCGTCGGCGGCTTGCCGATGGTGTGCAGACCACAGGGCAGCAGGCGACTCTCGATCTCCATGAGCTGGCGGTACACCGCACCGACGAGGGCATCACGTCCATCGAGATCCATGGACGCCGCATCGTCCTCAGGGAATTCGACGTCCTTATCGAGATTGCACTGACGGGCTGTCTCCACGATCGTGTTGACGATCTGGATGCCGCGCCCGCCCTCGCGAAGCTGCTGATAGGAGCCGACGAGCTCACCCAGTTCCTTCAGACCTTTGTAGAGCCCTGCGTTTTCAGCCGGGGGCGTCAGGTAGCTGATGGTGGAGGCATAGCCCCGGCGCTTGGCGATCGTGGCCTCCGATGGGTTGTTGGCCGCGTAGTAGTAAAGGTTCGGCAGAGCGCCGATCAACGAATCCGGGTAGCAGGTTTCGCTCATGCCCATCTGCTTGCCGGGCATGAACTCCAGCGAACCGTGCGTGCCGAAATGGAGCACCGCATCGGCGCCCCAGATCTTCTCGAGATAGGTGTAGTAGGCCGCAAAGCCATGATGAGGACTGGCACTGCGGGAATACAGCAGACGCATCGGATCACCCTCGTAACCGAAGGTGGGCTGCACGCCGACGAACACGTTGCCGAAGTGGCGGCCGAACACCAGCAGGTTCTGCCCGTCGCTGTTGAGATTGCCCGGAGGCTTGCCCCAGTTCTCCTCCAATCGCTCCGAATACGGGGTGAGACGCTCGTATTCCTCGACGCTCATCCGATGGGCGATGGACAGCTCCGGAGCTCCCTGCATCGCCTCGGGGTCGTTGATCACCGCCTCCAGCAATGCCTTGGGTGTGGCCGGCAGATCCTGCACGTCGTACCCCTTGGCCTTCATCTCCTGCATCACACGGTGGATGGAACCGAAGACGTCGAGGTAAGCCGCCGTCCCGACATTGCCCTTGTCGGGGGGGAAACTGAAGACCGTGATCGCCAGCTTCTTGTCGGTGCGGGGCTTGATCCGCAGGGATGACCAGCGGATGGCGCGCTCGGCGATGGCATCGACGCGGTCCTGCAGGGTGTGCGCCTTGCCGGTGGCGTCATCACGACCGGAGAGCACGATCGGCTCGATGGCACCGTCCAGCTCCGGTATGGCGATCTGAAGAGCCACCTGCACGGGATGCAGACCCAGGTCGCTGTCCTCCCATTCCTTGGTGGTCTGGAAGACAAGTGGCAACGCCACCATGTAGGGGCGATTGAGCTTTTTCAGTGATTCGATCGCCTTGGGGTGGTCCTGACGGGCGGGACCACCCACCAGAGCGAAGCCGGTCAGGGAGACGATTCCGTCCACCAGTGGCTGCTCGGGGTTGAGCGGGTCATAGAAGAAGGCGTTCACCGGCTTGGAGAAATCCAGGCCCCCGCAGAAGATCGGAATCACACGGGCACCGCGGAACTCCAGCTCCTGAATGGTGGCCACGTAGTGGGCGTCATCGCCGGTGACGATGTGACTGCGCTGCAGCACCAGGCCGATCACCGGGCCCTTGCGTGCTTTGTCGCTGAGATCCGTGCGGCTGGAGGTCCAGTTGAGGTACTCCTTGAGGTCCTCGAACATCGAGGGGGCCAGAGGGTGCCAGATGCCCAGATCAGGGAAGACTTCAGGCTCGGCCACCTCCATCGCAGGCCGCCCCTCACCCTCAGCGGCAGGGAAGACGTACTTGTCCGCCAGCATCAGCAGGAAGTTACGCAGGTTGTCCGGCGTTCCTCCCAGCCAGTACTGGAAGCTGAGCATGAAGCTGCGGGCGTCCTGAGCCTTCTCGACAGGCAGGTATTTGAGAACGGTGGGAAGCGTGTTCAGCAGTTTGAGCATGGCGTCCTGAAAGCCGGCGCCACCCGCTTCCTTCCGCTTTTTCATGAAACCGGCGATGGCGCTCTTGCTCTGACCCAGCTGGGCCATCGAGAAGCTGCCGAGCTTGTTGAGGCGCATCACCTCCGGCATCGACGGGAAAACCACAGCCGCCTTCAGACGATCCCGATGAGGGGCGACGGCCTCCACCACTTTCTGGGCCAGATCCTCGATGAAGATCAGCGAGGCGATGAAGACATCGGCCTCAGCCACATCGGCGCAGAAACCGGCGTAATTGTCCTCGTCGCGCAGCTCCTCGATCAGATAGCCGCTCAGTTCGATCCCGAGGTCGCCCCCCGAGTCGTTCAGCGCCGTGGCGGCCTGGGTGAGCGCATTTTGATACTGAGGCTCCAGCACCACATACACCGCCTTCATCACGGACTTGTGGTTCTGACCCTCCACAGGAGCAACGCGACGATCGGCGGAGCGGACCTGCGTGAACATCTGCGCACTTTGAGCAATGTGAAGAACCCTACGTTCAGGCACGGTCCGTTGCGACGATTTCCAGTGCGGCGTTACAACATCAGCCCCATAGGCTTTGGGATGTTTGCAGCGCAGCGATGACCGCCCTGATTCCCGTTGTCGTGGCCGGTGCCCTCGGACGCATGGGGGCCGAGGTGATCAGAGCCGTGCAAGGAGCCGAGGACTGCACCCTGGTGGGAGCGATCGACAACACTCCAGGGAAGGAAGGCTGTGACGTGGGTCTGGAACTCGGCCTCGGTGAGCTGGAGGTGGCGGTCACCGCCGACTTCGAGGGATGCCTCTGCGCCGTGAGTCAGTCGGTGCGGGCGGCCGAGGCCGGTGCCGTGCTGGTGGATTTCACCCATCCCTCGGTGGTGTACGACCACACGCGTGCATCGATCGCCTACGGCGTTCACCCGGTGATCGGCACCACAGGGTTGTCCCCGCAGCAGCTGGATGATCTGACCCAGTTCTCCGCGAAGGCCTCGATCGGCGGGGCGGTGATTCCCAACTTCTCGGTGGGCATGGTGCTCCTGCAGCAGGCGGCCGCTGCAGCCGCACGCTTCTACGACCACGCGGAACTCACGGAACTGCACCACAACCGCAAGGCCGATGCTCCCAGCGGCACCTGCATCAAGACCGCTGAACTGATGGAGGAGCTGGGCAAAAGCTTCAATCCACCGGAGGTGGATGAGCACGAATCACTGGAGGGATCCCGCGGCGGTCGGCGCGACAGTGGCCTGAGACTCCACTCGCTGCGTCTTCCCGGGCTCGTGGCCCATCAGGAGGTGATGTTCGGCGCACCGGGTGAGACTTACACCCTGCGTCACGACACCATCGATCGCTCCGCCTACATGCCGGGAGTGCTGCTGACGGTTCGCAGGGTGCGCTCTCTCGAGAGCCTGGTCTACGGCCTCGAACGACTGATCTGATCGCCCCATCCCATGCTGATCCCCCTACGCCCCGGTGAGCTGCAGCGCCTGATTCCGGCGGTGGCCACCGGCAGTCAGTTCAGGGCCGCGCTGGGCTCGCCGCGCGAGATCCTGCAGCGGGTGATGGTGGCTGCCATCGGCGGCGTGATCACGCTGCTGATCAGCCAGAGCCAGATGGCCAGTCGCTGGGGACCGTTCTGGCTGGTGACGGGGGTGGTCTTCCTTCTCTATGTGCTCTGGGGGCCGATCGTGCAGGCAGGCCAGCGCAACGCCACGCTTCGCCGGTATCCCTCGGCAGCTCTGTTTGAAGGCGAAGTCGCCGAGGTGACCACCCGCGAGCGCATCGAAAACCGCCATGAGCAGGCCGACAGCAGCGGGAAACTGGAGCTGGTGGAGAACCGCCGCACCTGGATGCTGCTGGAGCTGGAGGACGAGGACGGCTACCTCGGACGCCTGGCCTTTCCGATGGACAAGAAACATCAGGTGATCCGCCAGGGCACGGTGGTTCGTTGCCTTGTTCTGAGTGATCGCAAGGATTTCTCTCGGGTGAGCGCCCTGAGTGACGCCTGGATTCCAGGGCTGCGCCTCTGGGTGGGCGACTATCCCTTCCTGCTCAGACCGGCCTTCGAGGAGCTGTGCCAACTGCGCCTGGCCCGCCGCTGACCCCCATCGCAATACATTTCTTAAACCTGGTTTACACTTCGTTGCAATCACACCCCAGGCGACCATGGCTCAGACCCCTTCCGCTCCCGTCATCCGCGGCGCCACCGTCACCACCGAAGACGGCGGTCGCCTGAATGCCTTCGCCTCCGAGCCCCGCATGGAAGTGGTGGAAGCAGAGCGTGGCTGGGGTTTTCACGAGCGTGCCGAGAAGCTGAACGGCCGCATGGCCATGCTGGGCTTCATCGCCCTTCTCGCCACCGAGATCGCCCTGGGCGGAGAAGCCTTCACCCACGGTCTGCTGGGTCTGGGCTGAGGCTCACGCTGAAGGGGTGACCTCAGCCACACTCTGCTGATGGTCGCCTCACCCCCGGACACATCACCGTCCATTCATGTTCGAGGAGCCGGTCCCACAGGATCTCTCCTCGCTCTGGCTCTGGCCCATCAAGGCCAGAGCGTCTTGCTTGAAGACCCCCTCACGGCCCCGGAGCTGCAGAGTCGCAGCCGGGCCTATGCCATCACCCACTCCAGTCGGCGGCTACTTCAGCGCCTGGACCTCTGGACATCCCTGGGCGATGTTCTCGTTCCCTTCACCCGGCTGGACCTGCGCGATGCGGGAAGCGGTGGTCGTGTGCTGTTCGGCCAGCAGGATCTGCGCCGCAGGAACCGTCGTCACCAGGCCATCGGCTGGATCCTCGACCACCGTCCGCTGATGCGGCTGCTTCTGGCCAGGCTGGAGAAGTCGCCCCATGTGACCCTTGGTCTGGGCCGAGATCAGGATCAAATGACCAGGGAGCCAGCTGCGTTCGTCGTCGCAGCGGATGGTCCGTCGTCTCCCACCAGACAGTCCTGGGGCATCGACGTGGTTCAGCACCGTTACCGGCAGGGCTGCCTGACGGCGAAGGTGGTTCTGCGCGGTGTCGAACCCGGTGGGGCCTACGAGCTGTTCCGACCGGAAGGCCCCCTGGCGGTGCTTCCCATGGCCGATGGCTCCTATCAGGTGGTTTGGAGTGCTCCGATGCAGCACTGCCTCGACCGCGCAGACCTGGCCGATGGAGCGTTCCTCGATGCCCTGGCCACGGTTCTGCCGGAAGGAGTGGAACCGGATCTGCTCCTTGACCGACCGGCCGCCTTCCCCCAGACCTGGATGCTGGCCCGGAGCCTCCGTCACGGCCCGGCCGTTCTCGTGGGAGAGGCCGGTCACCGCTGCCATCCGGTGGGGGGGCAGGGCCTGAATCTCTGCTGGCGCGATGTCGAGACGCTGACGGACCTTGTGGCCAGCCAAGGCATCGGCCCACGCACCGCCGCCCGTTACAGCCGTCGACGCTGGCCGGATCTGCTGATGGTGGGACTGGCCACGGATGCTCTCGTGCGGCTATTCTCGAACCGTCACCCCCTGCTGGTGGCCTTCCGGCAGCTGCTTCTGCCCTGCCTGGCCCTCAGCTCCCCACTTCGGCGCCTCTGCCTCAGTGCCATGACCGATGGCCCGCTGCGGGTTGGACGCCCCCTGCCAGACTGAACTGAACCGGAGTCGGGTGATGGTTGTCTGCAGTCACCCTCAGCCGCTTCCATCGGAGGCGCTGCTCCACTTTCTGCAGCGCCGGCTCGGGCTGAGTGACAACGCCCTGAATCTCGGCCTGCGCCAGGCCGAACTGGAGCAGGCACCGTTGCCGATCGTGCTCTGGAGCTTCGGTCTGCTCAGCCTCGAGCAGTTTCAGCAGGTGCTCGATTGGGAGAACACTCAGGAATAGACGAGCAGGGCTTCCACAGGCAGCCCCTGCGGCAGGGCCGCGCGACCACCGAGTCCATCGAGCTCGATCACGAAGGCGAAACCGCAGAGCGTGCCACCGGCCTTGTCCACCAGGGCACCTGCCGCCGATGCCGTGCCACCGGTGGCCAGCAGATCATCCACCACCAGCACCCTCGGCTTGCCGTTGAGGGCGTCCTCCTGAATCTCCAGGCGATCGCTGCCGTATTCGAGGCTGTAATCGATGCCGATCACCCCGCCCGGAAGTTTTCCCGGTTTGCGCACAGGCACGAACCCGAGGGACTGACGCTGAGCCAGCGGGGCACCGATGATGAACCCCCGGGCCTCGATTCCCACGATCAGATCGGGACGCAGGGTGTCGCAGACCTCTCCGAGACGGCGAAGCATTTCAGCCGTGGCCTGGGGGGAGCTCAGCAGGGGATTGATGTCCCTGAACAGAATGCCTGGCTTGGGAAAATCAGGGATTGATCGAATGAAAGGCTGAAGATCCAAAGCCTGATGACGCAGAGGCATAACCCCTGGCATCATCGCAGCCATGACTGATGCCTCTGCCCCCCAGGGTGCCCGCCTCGGCCGACGTGGTGTGGAACGACTGGATCTGCTGCTGCTCACCATCGAGGCTCTCGACCTCAATGCCGGCGAGTTCATGCTCTGGACCAGCCACCAGATGGGGCTGCAATCCCAGTTTCCCAACCGGGTTGAACTCTGGAAACGGCGTTGTCACAACCCACTGCGGCGCACCACACGGCGGGAACAGCTGGCACCGC encodes:
- a CDS encoding magnesium chelatase subunit H yields the protein MFTQVRSADRRVAPVEGQNHKSVMKAVYVVLEPQYQNALTQAATALNDSGGDLGIELSGYLIEELRDEDNYAGFCADVAEADVFIASLIFIEDLAQKVVEAVAPHRDRLKAAVVFPSMPEVMRLNKLGSFSMAQLGQSKSAIAGFMKKRKEAGGAGFQDAMLKLLNTLPTVLKYLPVEKAQDARSFMLSFQYWLGGTPDNLRNFLLMLADKYVFPAAEGEGRPAMEVAEPEVFPDLGIWHPLAPSMFEDLKEYLNWTSSRTDLSDKARKGPVIGLVLQRSHIVTGDDAHYVATIQELEFRGARVIPIFCGGLDFSKPVNAFFYDPLNPEQPLVDGIVSLTGFALVGGPARQDHPKAIESLKKLNRPYMVALPLVFQTTKEWEDSDLGLHPVQVALQIAIPELDGAIEPIVLSGRDDATGKAHTLQDRVDAIAERAIRWSSLRIKPRTDKKLAITVFSFPPDKGNVGTAAYLDVFGSIHRVMQEMKAKGYDVQDLPATPKALLEAVINDPEAMQGAPELSIAHRMSVEEYERLTPYSERLEENWGKPPGNLNSDGQNLLVFGRHFGNVFVGVQPTFGYEGDPMRLLYSRSASPHHGFAAYYTYLEKIWGADAVLHFGTHGSLEFMPGKQMGMSETCYPDSLIGALPNLYYYAANNPSEATIAKRRGYASTISYLTPPAENAGLYKGLKELGELVGSYQQLREGGRGIQIVNTIVETARQCNLDKDVEFPEDDAASMDLDGRDALVGAVYRQLMEIESRLLPCGLHTIGKPPTAEEAIATLVNIAALEREEDGLRSLPGLLAEAMGRSIEEVYRGNDEGVLADVELNRTITETSRAAVGAMVRSLTGRDGRVSLRNSFGWFYDLLARFGFQLPSPWLRACCGAGFVQVDATELDKLFGYLRFCLDQICADMEMQSLLKALDGEYVLPGPGGDPIRNPGVLPSGKNIHALDPQAIPTRAAVAAAKGVVDKLIERQREEQGAWPETIACVLWGTDNIKTYGESLAQILWFVGVKPMPDSVGRVNKLELIPLEQLGRPRIDVVVNCSGVFRDLFINQMALIDQAVKMAAEADEPLEQNFVRKHALEQAEKEGTSLRDAACRVFSNASGSYSSNVNLAVENSTWEEEGELQEMYLSRKTFAFNADNPGEMNQKRQVFESVMKTADVTFQNLDSAEISLTDVSHYFDSDPTKLIKGLRDDGKEPTSYIADTTTANAQVRSLSETIRLDSRTKLLNPKWYEGMLDSGYEGVREVAKRLNFTLGWSATSGAVDNFVYEEANETFINDPEMRKRLMELNPNSFRRIVGTLLEVNGRGYWETSDENIEQLQELYQEVEDRIEGVVTD
- the dapB gene encoding 4-hydroxy-tetrahydrodipicolinate reductase, with product MTALIPVVVAGALGRMGAEVIRAVQGAEDCTLVGAIDNTPGKEGCDVGLELGLGELEVAVTADFEGCLCAVSQSVRAAEAGAVLVDFTHPSVVYDHTRASIAYGVHPVIGTTGLSPQQLDDLTQFSAKASIGGAVIPNFSVGMVLLQQAAAAAARFYDHAELTELHHNRKADAPSGTCIKTAELMEELGKSFNPPEVDEHESLEGSRGGRRDSGLRLHSLRLPGLVAHQEVMFGAPGETYTLRHDTIDRSAYMPGVLLTVRRVRSLESLVYGLERLI
- a CDS encoding high light inducible protein, with amino-acid sequence MAQTPSAPVIRGATVTTEDGGRLNAFASEPRMEVVEAERGWGFHERAEKLNGRMAMLGFIALLATEIALGGEAFTHGLLGLG
- a CDS encoding FAD-dependent monooxygenase, producing the protein MVASPPDTSPSIHVRGAGPTGSLLALALAHQGQSVLLEDPLTAPELQSRSRAYAITHSSRRLLQRLDLWTSLGDVLVPFTRLDLRDAGSGGRVLFGQQDLRRRNRRHQAIGWILDHRPLMRLLLARLEKSPHVTLGLGRDQDQMTREPAAFVVAADGPSSPTRQSWGIDVVQHRYRQGCLTAKVVLRGVEPGGAYELFRPEGPLAVLPMADGSYQVVWSAPMQHCLDRADLADGAFLDALATVLPEGVEPDLLLDRPAAFPQTWMLARSLRHGPAVLVGEAGHRCHPVGGQGLNLCWRDVETLTDLVASQGIGPRTAARYSRRRWPDLLMVGLATDALVRLFSNRHPLLVAFRQLLLPCLALSSPLRRLCLSAMTDGPLRVGRPLPD
- a CDS encoding DUF2949 domain-containing protein encodes the protein MVVCSHPQPLPSEALLHFLQRRLGLSDNALNLGLRQAELEQAPLPIVLWSFGLLSLEQFQQVLDWENTQE
- a CDS encoding adenine phosphoribosyltransferase, with translation MAAMMPGVMPLRHQALDLQPFIRSIPDFPKPGILFRDINPLLSSPQATAEMLRRLGEVCDTLRPDLIVGIEARGFIIGAPLAQRQSLGFVPVRKPGKLPGGVIGIDYSLEYGSDRLEIQEDALNGKPRVLVVDDLLATGGTASAAGALVDKAGGTLCGFAFVIELDGLGGRAALPQGLPVEALLVYS